A window from Sphingobacterium hotanense encodes these proteins:
- a CDS encoding high-potential iron-sulfur protein — MKNNTKMKRRDFIKSTVSSSLALILGTAYLMTGCNNSGKQTEQTADAKSQGNAVSSCDDYSGVDEVNLRKREQLGYVKQTPNPEHQCDNCKLYIAPKDGQQCGGCMLFTGPVFAEGYCTYWAPPDEA, encoded by the coding sequence ATGAAGAATAACACGAAGATGAAGAGAAGAGATTTTATTAAAAGCACCGTTTCTTCTTCATTGGCTCTAATACTAGGAACGGCATACTTGATGACGGGATGTAATAATTCAGGGAAACAGACTGAACAGACTGCTGATGCTAAATCACAGGGGAATGCAGTGAGTTCATGCGACGATTATTCAGGCGTGGATGAGGTAAACTTGAGAAAAAGAGAGCAGCTGGGCTATGTCAAACAAACTCCTAATCCGGAACATCAATGTGATAATTGTAAGCTGTATATCGCGCCAAAAGACGGGCAGCAGTGTGGAGGATGTATGTTGTTTACAGGTCCCGTTTTTGCAGAAGGCTATTGCACATACTGGGCACCGCCAGATGAGGCCTAA
- a CDS encoding PVC-type heme-binding CxxCH protein yields MKKINSKFQVVGCHAFVATTVLFGLWSCNQPKYPGPKTPEESIKAMKVHPDFEVQIYATEPFVKDPIAMTFDEKGNAYVVEMADYPFSDMEPNPPGKGNGRIVYLKDNDNDGVVDESIVFVEGISEMTSVMAWKNGLLVTAAPDIFYLEDTDGDGKSDHKEVLYTGFFTNNSEAQITNLTYAIDNWIYASNHGQAGEITSTRQADAPALSVGGSDFRFRLDKQLFERETAPAQFGQTLNDWGHRFMTQNTLHIQQAVMPGRYMHRHEFLPSKKGVENISDHELRMYQVTPAPYWRAERSRRRQEAYDEQGKGQVEHAEGHFTGASGGTVYGGDAFPEGFYGNIFTGEVAGNLVHRDVIVPHKTSPKYVASRAAEEKESEFITSTDSWFRPTSFAVSPDGNLYMVDMYRQHIETPMSIPEDLVAEMDYKQGMDMGRIYRIVPKKKKNLNRSITSKENKTTADYVKLLAHESQWWRLQAQRKLIESQDKSVVPAVVDLFNNSNDPRYRLHALYTLEGLGALNSELVKKALADSHEGVREHGAILSERYPETREALAALINDQAPRVVFQATLSLGQFNDANTINLLTNILEKNSADPWFRMAVLSSNVGSSYELFNSLNKTAFFDAYNDDKAQFIKDLAFILTKRDQSVDKFAKDVEAISKGKNESKWLLGAIEGIEKASKDGVKNQAVKTTLQSIMESTANQDVKTKLSELLKS; encoded by the coding sequence ATGAAGAAAATCAATAGCAAGTTTCAGGTAGTTGGCTGTCATGCCTTCGTTGCAACAACCGTATTATTTGGGTTATGGTCCTGCAATCAACCCAAATATCCGGGGCCTAAGACTCCAGAGGAGTCCATAAAAGCAATGAAAGTGCATCCAGATTTTGAAGTACAAATATATGCAACCGAGCCTTTCGTAAAGGATCCTATAGCGATGACCTTTGATGAGAAGGGGAATGCTTATGTGGTCGAAATGGCGGATTATCCTTTTTCAGACATGGAACCCAATCCACCGGGCAAGGGCAATGGCAGAATCGTTTATTTGAAAGATAATGATAACGACGGGGTGGTTGACGAGTCTATCGTTTTTGTCGAAGGCATTTCAGAGATGACAAGCGTAATGGCATGGAAGAATGGTCTTTTAGTGACTGCAGCACCTGATATTTTCTATTTGGAAGATACAGATGGTGACGGCAAGTCCGATCATAAGGAGGTGCTCTACACCGGTTTCTTCACGAATAACTCTGAAGCACAAATTACCAATTTGACATACGCAATTGATAACTGGATATATGCATCGAATCATGGTCAAGCGGGGGAAATTACATCCACACGCCAAGCTGATGCACCTGCGTTGTCCGTCGGCGGCTCCGATTTCCGCTTCCGTTTAGATAAGCAACTTTTTGAAAGAGAAACCGCCCCAGCACAATTCGGACAGACATTGAACGATTGGGGACATCGCTTTATGACACAAAATACATTACATATCCAACAAGCCGTTATGCCAGGGCGATACATGCATAGACATGAATTCCTACCTTCTAAAAAAGGTGTTGAGAATATTTCCGATCATGAATTGCGAATGTATCAGGTTACGCCAGCTCCGTATTGGCGAGCTGAACGTAGTCGAAGACGCCAAGAGGCATATGATGAACAAGGGAAAGGGCAGGTGGAGCATGCTGAAGGCCACTTTACTGGTGCTTCGGGAGGTACAGTTTATGGAGGAGATGCATTCCCAGAAGGCTTTTATGGTAATATCTTTACCGGAGAAGTGGCAGGAAATTTAGTTCACCGAGATGTTATTGTACCGCACAAAACCAGTCCAAAATACGTTGCATCGCGCGCTGCCGAAGAAAAAGAGAGTGAATTTATCACCTCTACGGATTCTTGGTTCAGACCCACAAGTTTCGCTGTGTCGCCTGATGGTAATTTATATATGGTTGATATGTATCGCCAGCATATAGAAACGCCGATGTCTATTCCTGAAGACTTGGTTGCCGAAATGGATTACAAGCAAGGTATGGACATGGGAAGAATCTATAGGATCGTTCCTAAAAAGAAAAAGAATCTGAACCGTAGTATAACGTCGAAAGAGAATAAGACAACGGCTGATTATGTGAAATTGCTAGCGCATGAAAGCCAATGGTGGCGATTGCAGGCTCAACGTAAGTTGATCGAAAGTCAGGATAAAAGTGTGGTTCCTGCTGTCGTTGATTTGTTTAATAACAGCAATGATCCACGGTACAGGTTGCATGCGCTTTATACTTTAGAAGGTCTTGGAGCACTGAATAGTGAATTGGTTAAAAAGGCGTTGGCAGATAGTCATGAGGGCGTTCGAGAGCACGGTGCCATCTTATCAGAGCGATATCCTGAAACTAGAGAGGCTCTAGCCGCTCTTATAAATGATCAAGCTCCACGAGTTGTTTTTCAAGCTACCCTGAGTTTAGGACAGTTCAATGATGCAAATACCATTAATCTTTTGACTAATATCCTCGAAAAAAATAGTGCTGATCCATGGTTTAGAATGGCAGTGTTAAGTTCGAATGTAGGCTCATCCTATGAGCTATTCAATTCGCTGAATAAAACAGCTTTCTTTGATGCGTACAATGATGATAAGGCTCAATTTATTAAAGACTTGGCTTTTATCTTAACAAAAAGAGATCAATCTGTCGATAAATTCGCGAAGGATGTGGAAGCCATTTCCAAAGGTAAAAATGAAAGTAAGTGGTTGTTAGGAGCGATAGAAGGTATCGAGAAAGCAAGCAAAGACGGGGTGAAAAACCAAGCAGTAAAAACAACCCTGCAGTCGATAATGGAATCTACCGCAAATCAAGATGTCAAAACTAAATTATCTGAACTACTTAAATCATAA
- a CDS encoding neutral/alkaline non-lysosomal ceramidase N-terminal domain-containing protein produces MKRTIVQAISISFMILNIVISIAYAQDLKGKSWKVGLATANITPEKPMWLAGYASRTKPSEGSIHPLWAKCILFEDAQGNRSLLLTLEVVGIGSSFSSEVRQAISKETGAPIENIIINCSHTHSGPVLDHVLTGIYPLDDSNKMVIVEYGKWLRKTLIQLSKQALQDLEPVKLFAKNGVSRVQVNRRSNQEKDIASLKELKGPNDFSVPVFKIETASGKLKAIIFGYACHPTVLSGYQWSGDYAGFAQAELEKLYPGAKALFFQGAGGDQNPLPRRTLALAKQYGKSLAASVERVIEEDMTELAPKFESASANIDLPLTSPPTLGELEKIQKEAGSGYIYEWSSNLIDQYKSGKSILGSYTNYPIQVWDFAGQKLISLGGEVTIGYAVKLKEKYGEDIFVMAYSNDVMGYIPTEQVLEEGGYEGDTSQRAYGLPSKWAPGIEGRILTAIDSLIKKIR; encoded by the coding sequence ATGAAGAGAACAATCGTACAAGCAATTAGCATTTCCTTCATGATATTGAATATAGTTATATCCATTGCGTATGCACAGGATCTAAAAGGGAAAAGTTGGAAGGTAGGGTTGGCGACTGCCAATATCACACCCGAAAAGCCGATGTGGTTGGCTGGTTATGCCAGCCGCACAAAACCTTCTGAAGGAAGTATACATCCTTTGTGGGCAAAATGTATTCTCTTTGAAGATGCGCAAGGAAATAGATCCTTACTTTTAACCCTTGAAGTCGTTGGAATCGGCAGTAGTTTTAGCAGCGAAGTTCGCCAAGCCATCAGTAAGGAAACAGGCGCGCCCATCGAAAACATAATAATCAACTGCTCCCATACGCACTCTGGTCCCGTACTCGATCACGTTTTAACTGGTATTTATCCCTTAGATGATTCAAATAAAATGGTCATCGTTGAATATGGAAAATGGCTAAGGAAAACGTTAATTCAATTAAGCAAACAAGCGCTTCAGGACCTGGAGCCTGTTAAACTTTTCGCTAAAAATGGTGTTTCTAGAGTTCAAGTAAACCGTAGGTCAAATCAAGAGAAAGACATAGCCAGTTTAAAAGAACTAAAAGGTCCTAATGATTTCTCCGTCCCAGTATTTAAGATCGAGACGGCTTCGGGAAAACTGAAGGCTATTATTTTTGGATATGCCTGCCATCCTACGGTGCTATCAGGGTATCAATGGTCAGGAGATTATGCAGGCTTCGCTCAGGCGGAATTAGAAAAGTTATATCCTGGGGCAAAGGCATTGTTTTTTCAAGGTGCAGGCGGAGATCAAAATCCATTGCCTAGACGCACGCTAGCACTTGCCAAGCAATACGGTAAATCTTTAGCTGCTTCTGTCGAACGCGTTATTGAGGAAGATATGACCGAATTGGCGCCTAAATTTGAATCAGCATCCGCAAATATAGATTTACCCTTGACTAGTCCACCGACACTGGGAGAATTGGAGAAAATCCAGAAAGAAGCCGGTTCGGGTTATATTTATGAATGGAGCTCTAATTTGATTGACCAATATAAGAGCGGAAAATCAATTCTAGGAAGCTACACTAATTATCCGATTCAGGTATGGGACTTCGCCGGACAAAAGCTAATCAGCTTGGGAGGGGAGGTGACGATCGGTTATGCGGTCAAATTGAAAGAGAAATATGGTGAGGATATTTTCGTCATGGCGTATAGCAATGATGTGATGGGATATATTCCTACTGAACAAGTACTGGAGGAAGGAGGCTATGAAGGGGATACTTCTCAGAGAGCCTACGGCTTGCCCAGTAAATGGGCGCCAGGAATCGAAGGTCGGATACTTACCGCGATTGACTCCTTGATCAAGAAAATACGATAA